AGGTGGTTGGCCAAACCAATGCATACCATATTATTGGTAGTCCTGAATATCGGGAAGGCGCTTATTACAATGCAGCCTTCCTGATTTCACCCCAGGGAGAAATTTTAGGCGAGTATGATAAAATTCACCTCGTTCCTTTTGGTGAGATAATTCCTTTTCGGTCAATTCTTTCTCCCCTCATTGGTGTATTAAATGAAATGGGAGATTTTTCTCCCGGACGGGAGCGTAAGTTATTGAGGAGCCCTTTGGGGAGTTTTGCTGTGCTCATTTGTTGGGAAGGAATCTTTCCTCATCTCGTTCGCAAATTCGTAAAAGATGGGGCAGATTACTTGGCTAATATTACCAATGATGCCTGGTTTTTAAACACGGCTGCTCCCTTTCAACATTTTATTATGAGTATTTTTCGTGCTGTGGAGAATCGGGTGAGCATCATCCGCGTAGCTAATACAGGAGTTTCAGGATTTATCGATAAATATGGTAGAATAACTATGAAAACAGAAATCTTTAAGAAGGACTATCTAAATTCTTCTGTTTCCAGGAGAAATCAGCAAACTTTCTATACCAATTACGGCGATATTTTTGCTTACCTGTGCGTAGTCCTGAGTATCTCTTTTATTGCCTGGAGGAGGTTCAAGTGCTAAAAGATTTAAAGGACAAGTTGAAATTGATTACGGATTCTACGCAAAGACTAAGGAGGCATCTTTGAGATAGAAAAAAAAGAGAAAAAGATTAACGAGCTAAAGAGAGAAACCGAGAAAGCAGATTTCTGGAAAGAACGGGAAAAAGCACAAAAGGTGATGCAAGAATTGAATTCTCTTAAGAAATCTGTTAACACCTGGAAAGATTTAAATAATAAGAAGGATGAGATAGAAACACTCCTGGAGATGGCTAGGGAAGAGGAAAAGAAAGGCTGGGCAGACCGCCATTATGAGGCTACGGTAGTTGGAGAACTGGAAGAGAGAATTAAGGATATTGAGACGAGTATAGAGGCTTTGAGCCTGCAAACTAAAATGGCAGGAGAATCCGATAAGAATAATGCTATACTTACATTGCATTCCGGGGCTGGTGGCACAGAAGCCTGTGATTGGGTAGAGATGCTTTTTCGTATGTACAGGAGATGGGCTGAAAAGAAGAATTATAATGTTACAATTATAGACATACTTGCCGGCGAGGAAGCGGGGATTAAGAGGATTACCTCTATCATAGCAGGGGAATATGCCTATGGTTTTTTAAAGTCGGAAATGGGCATTCATCGGTTGGTTAGAATTTCACCTTTCGATGCAAATAAGCGTCGTCATACCAGCTTTGCTTCTTGTGATGTAATCCCGGAAATAAGTAGTGAGATAAGAGTAGAAATTAAGGAAAAGGACCTGAGAATCGATACATACCGCGCCTCTGGTCATGGCGGGCAGCATGTTAACAAGACCGATTCTGCAGTACGGATTACTCATATACCCAGTGGCATAGTTGTGCAATGTCAGAGTGACCGCTCCCAGCATAAAAATAAGGCTACGGCAATGAAGTTGTTGCGAGCAAAATTGTTCGAACTGGAACAGGAAAAGAAAAGAGCAACGAAAGAAGCTCATTACCAGAGATTAAACACTATTGCCTGGGGTAACCAGATTCGTTCTTACGTCTTCTGTCCTTATACCATGGTAAAAGACCATCGCACGAATTTAGAAATTGGAAATATAGAATCTGTAATGAATGGCGAAATCGACCCATTTATTGAAGCCTATCTTTCCCAGAAGGAGGAGTAATTGAATATGCGTTATCCAGCAATTGGTTTCTTTTGTGTAATCTTTCTGTTAGGCACGATTTTCACCAGTCCTGTCTCTGCTAAAAATGAAGCAAAAGAATTATACAAAGGAGCAGAAGAGAAGTATGACCTGGGAGAAGTGGACGAAGCTATTATTGATTTAGAAAAAGCTTTGGAGATTGATAGTAAATTTAAGAAGGCAGAAGAACTTCTACTTAAGATTTTAATTACCGTGAGTACTGAATATTATGCGGCAGACGACTATGAACGCGCTTTTCCTTATTTGACTAAGGCCTATGAGCTTGCTCCTGAAAATGCAAAAGTAAAATATATGTACGATATTGTTTCCCAGGAGTTAATAGCAAGGGAATCAGAGAAAAAAGCTGGAGAACTGGAGGTTCAAAAGAAGGCTGAACAGGAACGCCGGGAAGCAGAAGTTGAAGCCGAAGGAAAAGAAGAAGAGCTTCTGCAAAAAAAGAAGCAGGAGGAGGAAAAAAGAAGGCGGGAGCTGGAAGCTAAAAGAAGGAAGGAAGAAAAGAGAAATGAAGCCGAGTTTGAGGCAAAAATGAAATCAGAAAGTGGGGAGACGAAGAAAGCTCTTCTGGCGAGGGAAGAGGAGATAGAAAAAGCCACAAATAAATATGAGGAAACCCGTAAAAGATTAAGATGGACTATAGTTCTGGGAATTATTGGTATTTTAATATCTTCCCTGGTAGCCATTTTTCTTATATTCATTATTTTTAAATATAGTAACCGGAGATTTGAGAAAAGATGGAAGGAAGAACGCACCGGAGAGGATGAGTTTCGTCAGCGAGTGGAGAATCTACTCCTGGGAAACCAGGAGAGGACTTTAGAGCTATTAGAGAAGATGTCTGGGACACTTAGAGGAGAGACGAAAAAAGTAATTGTTGAAATGCCGGGTGGAGGACGGCAAATTATTACCGACATAAACCCGCATATTAGAGCAAGAGCAGATGGGGTGGAGTTGATTGAATCCACAGTGGACGATCCCAAGGTTGGAGAGAGGCTACTCAAGCCATTCTTGGAAGATAGGGATAGCCGGGTAAGAGCCAATGCAGGTAAGGCTCTATACAAGTATAATAAAGAAAAGGCTATGGTAGTGCTCACTGAGATGTGTAAGAGTAGTGACCAGTGGATGAGATTGAGTGGAGCCTGGGCTTTGGGTGAGATAGGTTCACAGAGTGCAGCAGAAATCTTGCTTTCTCTATTGCAAGATTCCTGGGAGTTCGTCAGGGAGAGAGCTGCCAAATCTTTAGAGAAGATACTAACTCAAAAGAAAAAAGAGATTGAAAGAACTCTATTAGAAAGAATTGAGTCTGTCCTTAAGGAACTTAAACAGAAAAAGTGACAGGTACTTTTTCTGGAGTAGCGAAACTTGTTTCGCGATAATAACGCAGAGCAAGCTCTGCTACTCCAGGGGAAAATGGGGACAGCGACCATTTTTCAAGGACTGTCCCATTCTCAGATTTTCTAATAAGACTTAAAGTGCTGTCTGCTTGAAAAAAATGGTCGCTGTCCCTATTTGTCCCTATTTTCCTATTTTCTAATTATTTGCTACTCCAGAATAGGTTCCGATTCATCGGGACAAGGTTTTTGTTTGACAGAGAAGAACTTTATGTAATATAATAAAAGTTTCGGAGGAAAAAGGAAATAACATTATGAATGAAATTAATAAGCTGATTTCCGAGAGAAAACAGAAATTGGAAGAGTTGCGCAAGTTAGGGGTCGATGTTTATCCTCGTAATTTCTCTATAACCCACGCTATCAGTCAGGTTAGAGAGAAATACGGAACGTTAAAAGCAGAGGAGAAAACTGAAGAGACTGTCTCTCTTGCCGGAAGAATTATGAGTCTACGGGGGATGGGTAAAGCCAGCTTTGCCCACATGAAAGATCAAACGGGGAAGTTACAGATTTACATTAGAGAAGATGTTTTAGGAGAACGCAATTATCAAATATTTAGAAAGTTTGACATTGGAGATTTAATTGGGGTCACTGGAAAAGTCTTTTCCACTAAGACAGGAGAGTTGTCTATTCAGGTAGAAGATTTAACCCTTTTAGCTAAGTCACTCAGGCCATTGCCTGAAAAATGGCATGGGCTTAAAGACATCGAAACTCGTTATCGCCAGAGATATATAGATTTGGTGGTCAATGAACAAGTAAAAGATGTTTTCTGTACGCGCAGTTTGATTATTAAGGGGATAAGAAAATTTCTGGATAACCTGGGATTTCTGGAAGTGGAAACACCTATGATGCAATCAATTGTAGGCGGGGCAATAGCTAAACCTTTCCTTACGCATCATCAAGCATTGGATATGGAGCTTTATTTACGAATCTCACCGGAACTCTTTTTGAAGCGCTTAGTGGTGGGAGGACTGGAGAAGGTTTATGAAGTAAACAGAAGTTTCAGGAATGAAGGGGTTTCCACCAGACACAATCCAGAATTCACTATGCTGGAAGTATATCAGGCTTATTCAGATTATAATGGGATGATGGACCTTTGCCAGAAAATGATTCTGTCTATTGCCAAAGAAGTTCTGGGGAAGGAGGACTTCGTCTATCAGGAAAACAAAATTAGCTTGGGAAAAATTCCCTGGCAAAGGTTTTCCCTGTATGAATTGTTGAAGGAACATACGGGGCTTGACTTTACAAATATTCACGGGTTATCTGAAATGAGAAAGGCAGCCGACAGATTAAATGTAAAATATAAGAAGGATAGTCCCAAACACAAAATTCTTGACCATATTTTTGAATCTTATGTGCAAAAGAAGCTAATACAACCAACATTTGTACTCGATTATCCCGCTGAATTTTCCCCTTTGGCTAAGGCAAAGGAGGATAATCCTGAATTAGTGGAACGGTTTGAGCTGTTCATAGGGGGAGAAGAATTGGCAAATGCTTATTCCGAGCTGAACGATCCTGTAGAGCAGCGAAGAAGAATGGAAAAACAGGTTGAGGAGAAAGACATTGGGGAGGGAAGAGAAGCCGAAGTCGATGAGGACTATCTGCGTGCCCTGGAATATGGTCTGCCACCCTGCGGGGGTTTGGGCATAGGGGTAGACCGCCTGGTTATGGTGTTTACCAATTCCAATTCTATTCGGGACGTAATTCTTTTTCCCCAGATGAGAAAAGAGGCGGAATAGAGCCCAACAGGCCTGGTAGCCGCTCCGATTTATCGGAGCGAATATGAACGCACATGGGTAGCCGCAGGCTTCAGCCTGCGGATATGAACGCAAGCTAAAGCTTGCGACTACCATAAGAGCAGAAGAATGGGATATGAACTTTTTATTAGTTGGAGATATTTAAAAGCTAAACGGAAGCAGATTTTTATTTCCGTTATTAGCTTGATTTCTATTAGCGGCATAGCCCTGGGTGTTGCTGCGCTGATTATTACTCTCTCGGTGATGAATGGATTCAGGAATGATTTGCGCGAGAAAATCATAGGAATGAGTTCGCACGTTGTGGTTCTGGACCAGAGAAATATGGGATTGGAAGAACCGAATATAGTTCAAAAAAAGGTAGAGAAAATAGAATCGGTAGTAGCTGTTGCTCCTTTTGTTTATGGGCAGGCAATATTGAGGAATGGCGATAGAACCTCGGGAGCTGTGATCAAAGGAATTTTCCCGAAAGAGACAAAAAATATTGCCAGTCTCCTGACACATTTAAAGGAAGGAAACCTCGATTATCTTGAATTTCCTTTAAAGAAAAATGACAGCTCCCAGGGTAAGATTCTCCCCAAGAACCTGGGTAAGTCCGAAAAGGGCATTGTTATGGGAGAGGTATTGGCTAAGAATTTGAATCTCTCTTTGGGAATGAATGTGCTTTTGATTTCTCCCATGGATATGGCCACGCAGTTGGGAATGATTCCCAGAATGGAGAAGTTTCGGTTAGTGGGGATATTCGACTCAGGAATGTATGAATACGATGCAAACCTTGCCTATATTTTCTTCCCTGTAGCTCAAAAGTTGTTTAACCTGGGAGAAAGAGCTACGGGGCTGGAAGTTAAAATTGATAATATCTTCAAAGCAAATAATGTCGCAGCCCTGATTCAAAAAGAACTGGGTTACCCTTATTGGGCGAGGAGCTGGATGGTAACCCATAGAAACCTGTTTGCCGCCTTGAAACTGGAGAAGGTAACGATGTTCATTATTCTGGTTTTGATTGTTCTGGTAGCAGCTTTCAACATTATTTCCACTCTGATGATGATGACTATGGAGAAGACTAAGGATATTGGCATACTTAAAGCAATGGGTGTTGCAAGAAGAAGTGTCCTCAAAATCTTTCTTTTTGAGGGATTGATTATAGGTGTAATGGGCACACTTATTGGGGCAGTAGTGGGTTATATTGCCTGTCGTCTTTTGGGAAAATACCAATTCGTAAAATTGCCTCAGGATGTCTACTATATAAGTAGTTTACCAGTGCATATACAGAGAAGTGATTTCATATATATTATTTTAGGAGTGATATTGATATCTTTGATGGCGGCAATTTACCCTGCCTATAAGGCATCTCGTCTGGATCCTTGCGAGGCGATTAGATACGGGTGAGGGGAAGGCTAAAGAGTGCATAACCAGAGACCATTCTTAGAAGCTAAAAATCTAAACAAGAGTTATTACCAGGATGAAATTGAGGTTAGAGCACTTGTGGAAATTAATCTAAAGATAATGGAGAAGGAAGTAGTGGCGATTTTTGGTCCCTCGGGTGCTGGAAAGAGCACTTTGCTCCACATTCTTGGTGCCTTAGATCGTCCAACCAAAGGGGAGGTTATTTTTCAAGATAGTAATATTACTACCTTATCCGATAATGAACTTGCCCGGTTGCGAAACAGAGAGGTTGGTTTTATTTTTCAGTTTCACCATCTTCTGCCTGAGTTTACTGCACTGGAAAATGTGATGATGCCTCTCCTGATAGCTCAAAGCTCTTCTGGTAAGGATAGGGTCAGTAGTTTTCCCTCGGGGAAAATGAAACAGATAAGGGAAAAAATCGAAGAGGAATCTTTAAGAATCTTGACTGAGGTGGGTTTAAAAGATAGAATAAATCACAGCCCGTCCGAGTTATCAGTAGGTGAGCAGCAGCGAGTAGCTGTAGCGCGGGCGTTAATCAATAGTCCCCAAGCAATTTTAGCTGACGAACCAACGGGAAATCTGGATAGAAAGACAGGAGACTCAGTCTTTGAGCTCCTTTTAGAACTGAATCAGGAAAGGGGAAAGGTATTAGTAATTGTTACCCATAATGAGGTGTTGGTGGAGAGGATAGCGAGTTTACACTCTGGGAAAATTATCCATTTACGCGATGGCAAAATAATAAATTAATACAAAAAGGAGGGTTAATGGCACAGAAAATCTATCTGAATGGCAAATTGGTTCCTCGAGAAGATGCCAGGATTTCTGTTTTCGACCATGGACTGCTATACGGAGATGGGGTCTTTGAGGGAATTCGGGCATACGATGGTCGTGTATTTAGATTATCTCAACACCTGGACCGCCTCTACGATTCAGCCAGAGCAATTGCACTTAAAATTCCTTTGACCAAGAAAGAGATAGAAGAAGCTGTAATTCAGACTTTAAGAGCAAATAGTTTAAAAAGTGGTTATATCCGCTTGGTGGTGACCAGGGGAGAAGGTGATCTGGGTCTTGACCCCAGGAATTGTGGAAAGCCGGCGGTGTTCATTATAGCAGATAAGATCGAGCTTTATCCTGAAGAGTGGTATAAGAAAGGTTTAGAATTGGTTACTGTGGCCACAAAGAGAAATATTTCCGAAGCAATAGATCCAGGGATAAAATCGCTGAATTATCTTAATAACATTTTGGCAAAGATTGAAGCAGGCTTGCAAAATATGCCTGAGGCTGTAATGCTTAACAAAGATGGCTACGTTGCAGAATGTACTGGAGATAATATCTTCATTGTGGAAGAGAATGTGTTAATTACTCCTCCTTTTTATGTGGGTGTACTTGCCGGTATCACCCGTCAAACAGTAATCGAACTGGCAAGAGAAAAATTAGACCTTCTGGTGAAGGAGGAAGTGTTTACCCGATTCCATCTGTACACTGCAGATGAGTGTTTCTTGACTGGCACAGCTGCAGAAGTGATTCCTGTAGTTAAGATTGACGGTCGAAAGATAGCGGAGGGAAAACCAGGAAAGATTACCACAAGACTCATCAAAGAATTTCGGGATTTAACGAAAAAAGAAGGCACGAAAACATAATAGACAGTAGACACTGGATTTGGCACTTTGGAGTCCTCCCGAAAGGGAGGTTGGAGTGTCAAGCGAAAGCTTGACCCAGTGAAACTCTCGTTTCACACTCCAGTTAGGGTGACGAAAAATGGCACTCTGAAGAGTGCCCGACCAAATGGCACCGTAAACGGTGCCCGACCAGGTTAGGAGATAGCTTATGCTTTGTGATGAGTGTAAAAAGAACGAGGCTATAATACATTTTACTCAGATTCTCAATAATAAAGTAACTAAATTTCATCTCTGTCAGGAGTGTGCTAAAGAAAAGGGAGTGGTGTTCCCTTCTCTGGATGAGGCGCTTTTCGAGGGCCCCCATCTTGCTTTAGCTTCCCTTTTGGCTGGACTTAGTGATATTGGCGTTCCCTATGCTCTGGAGAAGCCAAAAGTAGTCAGAAAGTGCCCCAACTGTAAGGCAACCTACGACGATTTCAGGGAATCGGGCAGGTTGGGCTGTTCTGAATGTTATCGAACTTTTAAGAAGGAGCTTCTGCCCCTGTTGAGAAGGCTCCACGGTTCAGTCCAACACACAGGCAAAGTTCCCCTGCAAAAAGTCAGAGTAGGCAAAAAAGGTAAAGAGATAATGGAACTGCGCAGAGAATTACAGAAGGTAATAGAGAAAGAGGAATATGAAAAGGCAGCAGTAATAAGGGATAGGATAAAAGAATTAGAAAAGAAAAAATAATGCAACTGCAAAATATGCTCAAACAAAAAATCGGGTGGTTAGAAAGTAAAGAGAAATCTCCGGGAATTGCAATTTCTTCACGGGTCAGGCTGGCGCGGAATCTGAACAGAGTCCCCTTTCCTCAGAAGGCTACCAGGAGAGAGCAGGAGGGGTCTTTTGAGAAAATTAAGGGTGCTTGTGAAGAGATTGCATATTTTAAGGGAGCTCCCATCCTCAATTTGCAAGAGTTCGACAGGGTGGATAGGCAGTTTTTGTTAGAAAGGCATTTGATTAGTTATGAGCATTCTCGAGGAGATGGGGTCAGAGGATTAGTTATCGGGGACAGGGAACTTCTCAGCCTGATGATAAACGAAGAAGACCACCTGCGGCTTCAGGGAATACAATCGGGGTTAGAGCTACAGCAGGCCTGGGATATTTTGAAGCAAATTGATGAACAGATGGATAAGAAACTCGATTATGCCTTCTCTCCTGAGATAGGCTATCTGACTGCCTGCCCGACGAATACAGGAACCGGGATGAGGGCTTCTGTGTTTATGCACTTACCTGCTTTGGTGATGAATGAAGAGATAAATAAGGTGTTGCAGGCGTTAAACAAGATTGGAATGGTCGCTCGAGGACTTTATGGAGAAGGAACTAAGGTGATGGGAGACCTGTTCCAGATTTCCAACCAGGTTACTTTAGGCCCTAATGAAGAGGGAATAATTGACAATTTGGAAAGAGTCGTAAAACAAGTTATCGATTACGAAATCAAAGGAAGAAAGACTCTGTTTAAAGAAAGTAAAGAAAAGATAATGGATGTGGTTTATCGTGCTTATGGAGTCCTGGTTAATGCCCGGCGGATAAGTTTTGCGGAGACGATGGAGTTTCTATCAAAAGTGAGATTGGGCATATATTTTGACATGAGCTTAGATACTAAATTGGATATATTGAATGAACTCACTATCTTGACTCAGCCGGCTCATTTACAGGAGTCGGTGGGTAAGGAGCTCGCGCCATCTAAACGGGATTTTATCCGCGCAGAGATGATTAGAG
The nucleotide sequence above comes from bacterium. Encoded proteins:
- a CDS encoding lipoprotein-releasing ABC transporter permease subunit, producing MGYELFISWRYLKAKRKQIFISVISLISISGIALGVAALIITLSVMNGFRNDLREKIIGMSSHVVVLDQRNMGLEEPNIVQKKVEKIESVVAVAPFVYGQAILRNGDRTSGAVIKGIFPKETKNIASLLTHLKEGNLDYLEFPLKKNDSSQGKILPKNLGKSEKGIVMGEVLAKNLNLSLGMNVLLISPMDMATQLGMIPRMEKFRLVGIFDSGMYEYDANLAYIFFPVAQKLFNLGERATGLEVKIDNIFKANNVAALIQKELGYPYWARSWMVTHRNLFAALKLEKVTMFIILVLIVLVAAFNIISTLMMMTMEKTKDIGILKAMGVARRSVLKIFLFEGLIIGVMGTLIGAVVGYIACRLLGKYQFVKLPQDVYYISSLPVHIQRSDFIYIILGVILISLMAAIYPAYKASRLDPCEAIRYG
- the lysS gene encoding lysine--tRNA ligase, whose translation is MNEINKLISERKQKLEELRKLGVDVYPRNFSITHAISQVREKYGTLKAEEKTEETVSLAGRIMSLRGMGKASFAHMKDQTGKLQIYIREDVLGERNYQIFRKFDIGDLIGVTGKVFSTKTGELSIQVEDLTLLAKSLRPLPEKWHGLKDIETRYRQRYIDLVVNEQVKDVFCTRSLIIKGIRKFLDNLGFLEVETPMMQSIVGGAIAKPFLTHHQALDMELYLRISPELFLKRLVVGGLEKVYEVNRSFRNEGVSTRHNPEFTMLEVYQAYSDYNGMMDLCQKMILSIAKEVLGKEDFVYQENKISLGKIPWQRFSLYELLKEHTGLDFTNIHGLSEMRKAADRLNVKYKKDSPKHKILDHIFESYVQKKLIQPTFVLDYPAEFSPLAKAKEDNPELVERFELFIGGEELANAYSELNDPVEQRRRMEKQVEEKDIGEGREAEVDEDYLRALEYGLPPCGGLGIGVDRLVMVFTNSNSIRDVILFPQMRKEAE
- the prfB gene encoding peptide chain release factor 2 (programmed frameshift), coding for MLKDLKDKLKLITDSTQRLRGIFEIEKKEKKINELKRETEKADFWKEREKAQKVMQELNSLKKSVNTWKDLNNKKDEIETLLEMAREEEKKGWADRHYEATVVGELEERIKDIETSIEALSLQTKMAGESDKNNAILTLHSGAGGTEACDWVEMLFRMYRRWAEKKNYNVTIIDILAGEEAGIKRITSIIAGEYAYGFLKSEMGIHRLVRISPFDANKRRHTSFASCDVIPEISSEIRVEIKEKDLRIDTYRASGHGGQHVNKTDSAVRITHIPSGIVVQCQSDRSQHKNKATAMKLLRAKLFELEQEKKRATKEAHYQRLNTIAWGNQIRSYVFCPYTMVKDHRTNLEIGNIESVMNGEIDPFIEAYLSQKEE
- the ilvE gene encoding branched-chain-amino-acid transaminase, with amino-acid sequence MAQKIYLNGKLVPREDARISVFDHGLLYGDGVFEGIRAYDGRVFRLSQHLDRLYDSARAIALKIPLTKKEIEEAVIQTLRANSLKSGYIRLVVTRGEGDLGLDPRNCGKPAVFIIADKIELYPEEWYKKGLELVTVATKRNISEAIDPGIKSLNYLNNILAKIEAGLQNMPEAVMLNKDGYVAECTGDNIFIVEENVLITPPFYVGVLAGITRQTVIELAREKLDLLVKEEVFTRFHLYTADECFLTGTAAEVIPVVKIDGRKIAEGKPGKITTRLIKEFRDLTKKEGTKT
- a CDS encoding protein arginine kinase; translated protein: MQLQNMLKQKIGWLESKEKSPGIAISSRVRLARNLNRVPFPQKATRREQEGSFEKIKGACEEIAYFKGAPILNLQEFDRVDRQFLLERHLISYEHSRGDGVRGLVIGDRELLSLMINEEDHLRLQGIQSGLELQQAWDILKQIDEQMDKKLDYAFSPEIGYLTACPTNTGTGMRASVFMHLPALVMNEEINKVLQALNKIGMVARGLYGEGTKVMGDLFQISNQVTLGPNEEGIIDNLERVVKQVIDYEIKGRKTLFKESKEKIMDVVYRAYGVLVNARRISFAETMEFLSKVRLGIYFDMSLDTKLDILNELTILTQPAHLQESVGKELAPSKRDFIRAEMIREKLKRRK
- a CDS encoding HEAT repeat domain-containing protein; the encoded protein is MRYPAIGFFCVIFLLGTIFTSPVSAKNEAKELYKGAEEKYDLGEVDEAIIDLEKALEIDSKFKKAEELLLKILITVSTEYYAADDYERAFPYLTKAYELAPENAKVKYMYDIVSQELIARESEKKAGELEVQKKAEQERREAEVEAEGKEEELLQKKKQEEEKRRRELEAKRRKEEKRNEAEFEAKMKSESGETKKALLAREEEIEKATNKYEETRKRLRWTIVLGIIGILISSLVAIFLIFIIFKYSNRRFEKRWKEERTGEDEFRQRVENLLLGNQERTLELLEKMSGTLRGETKKVIVEMPGGGRQIITDINPHIRARADGVELIESTVDDPKVGERLLKPFLEDRDSRVRANAGKALYKYNKEKAMVVLTEMCKSSDQWMRLSGAWALGEIGSQSAAEILLSLLQDSWEFVRERAAKSLEKILTQKKKEIERTLLERIESVLKELKQKK
- a CDS encoding ABC transporter ATP-binding protein, which translates into the protein MHNQRPFLEAKNLNKSYYQDEIEVRALVEINLKIMEKEVVAIFGPSGAGKSTLLHILGALDRPTKGEVIFQDSNITTLSDNELARLRNREVGFIFQFHHLLPEFTALENVMMPLLIAQSSSGKDRVSSFPSGKMKQIREKIEEESLRILTEVGLKDRINHSPSELSVGEQQRVAVARALINSPQAILADEPTGNLDRKTGDSVFELLLELNQERGKVLVIVTHNEVLVERIASLHSGKIIHLRDGKIIN
- a CDS encoding UvrB/UvrC motif-containing protein produces the protein MLCDECKKNEAIIHFTQILNNKVTKFHLCQECAKEKGVVFPSLDEALFEGPHLALASLLAGLSDIGVPYALEKPKVVRKCPNCKATYDDFRESGRLGCSECYRTFKKELLPLLRRLHGSVQHTGKVPLQKVRVGKKGKEIMELRRELQKVIEKEEYEKAAVIRDRIKELEKKK